Proteins from a genomic interval of Benincasa hispida cultivar B227 chromosome 7, ASM972705v1, whole genome shotgun sequence:
- the LOC120081403 gene encoding calcium-dependent protein kinase 1-like, which translates to MGNTCVGPSISKNGFFQSVSAAMWRSRSPENSVSHHTNGESVHEVAARETESPLQVQNQPPEKVTMPESEAKPEPPSEPKVRPNPVMKRVGSAGLRGGSVLQTKTGNFKEYYSLGKKLGQGQFGTTYMCVEKATGKEYACKSIAKRKLVTEDDVEDVRREIQIMHHLAGHANVISIKGAYEDAVAVQVVMELCAGGELFDRIIQRGHYTERKAAELTRTIVGVVEACHALGVMHRDLKPENFLFVSKEEESLLKTIDFGLSVFFKPGEKFNDVVGSPYYVAPEVLRKRYGHEADVWSAGVIVYILLSGVPPFWAESEQGIFEEVLHGDLDFSSDPWPSISDSAKDLVRRMLIRDPKKRLTAYEVLCHPWVQVDGVAPDKPLDSAVLTRLKQFSAMNKLKKMAIKVIAESLSEEEIAGLKEMFKMIDTDNSGQITFEELKAGLKKFGANLKESEIYDLMQAADIDNNGTIDYGEFVAATLHLNKIEKEDHLLAAFSYFDKDGSGFITHDELQQACKEFGIEDLQLEEMMHEVDQNNDGTIDYNEFVAMMQKGNVTNAGKKGLQSTFSIGFREALKL; encoded by the exons ATGGGGAATACTTGTGTAGGACCAAGTATTTCAAAGAATGGATTCTTTCAATCTGTGTCTGCTGCTATGTGGCGATCTAGATCTCCCGAGAACTCAGTTTCTCATCATACTAATGGAGAAAGTGTGCATGAGGTAGCAGCTAGGGAAACCGAATCGCCTTTGCAGGTTCAAAACCAACCCCCTGAAAAAGTGACAATGCCAGAATCAGAAGCCAAACCGGAACCGCCCTCGGAACCTAAGGTACGCCCTAACCCTGTTATGAAGAGAGTAGGTAGTGCCGGGCTTCGGGGTGGTTCAGTTCTACAGACAAAAACTGGAAACTTTAAGGAATATTACAGCTTGGGCAAGAAACTAGGTCAAGGACAATTTGGGACTACATATATGTGTGTGGAGAAGGCAACTGGGAAAGAGTATGCTTGTAAGTCAATTGCAAAGAGGAAGTTGGTCACTGAAGATGATGTTGAAGATGTGAGAAGGGAAATTCAGATAATGCACCACTTGGCCGGACACGCGAACGTTATATCGATCAAGGGGGCTTATGAGGATGCAGTTGCAGTTCAGGTAGTTATGGAGTTATGTGCTGGTGGTGAGCTATTTGATAGGATCATTCAACGTGGACATTATACTGAAAGAAAGGCTGCTGAGCTTACTAGGACCATAGTTGGGGTTGTGGAGGCATGTCATGCTCTTGGAGTAATGCACCGAGACCTTAAGCCCGAGAATTTTCTCTTCGTCAGCAAGGAGGAGGAGTCACTTCTCAAAACAATTGATTTTGGACTATCAGTGTTTTTCAAACCAG GTGAAAAGTTTAACGATGTGGTCGGGAGTCCATACTATGTTGCACCTGAAGTTTTGCGGAAGCGCTATGGTCATGAAGCCGATGTTTGGAGTGCTGGAGTAATTGTCTACATTCTGTTGAGTGGAGTGCCTCCCTTTTGGGCTG AATCCGAGCAAGGGATATTTGAAGAGGTCCTGCACGGGGACCTGGACTTCTCTTCTGACCCTTGGCCCAGCATCTCCGACAGTGCGAAAGATTTGGTGAGAAGAATGCTTATTCGAGACCCAAAAAAGAGACTGACTGCATATGAAGTTTTGT GTCACCCTTGGGTTCAAGTTGACGGTGTGGCTCCTGACAAGCCACTTGATTCAGCAGTCTTGACTCGCTTGAAGCAGTTTTCAGCCATGAACAAGCTAAAGAAAATGGCGATCAAG GTCATTGCAGAGAGCTTATCTGAAGAAGAAATTGCTGGCCTCAAAGAAATGTTCAAGATGATAGACACAGACAACAGCggtcaaatcacatttgaagaACTCAAAGCTGGATTGAAAAAATTTGGAGCTAATCTTAAGGAGTCTGAAATTTACGACCTAATGCAAGCA GCAGATATCGATAACAATGGAACCATTGACTATGGTGAGTTCGTAGCTGCCACATTGCATCTAAACAAAATCGAGAAGGAAGATCATCTTCTAGCAGCTTTTTCGTATTTTGACAAGGATGGAAGTGGGTTCATTACGCACGACGAACTTCAACAAGCATGTAAAGAGTTTGGGATAGAGGATCTTCAATTGGAAGAAATGATGCACGAAGTCGATCAAAACAAT GATGGAACAATCGACTATAACGAGTTCGTGGCAATGATGCAAAAAGGAAATGTAACCAATGCTGGCAAGAAAGGTCTCCAAAGTACTTTCAGCATTGGCTTTAGGGAGGCTTTAAAACTTTAG
- the LOC120082195 gene encoding nuclear pore complex protein NUP1-like isoform X2, translated as MATAREQKSPVEKEGLETVGKFRDERFVRKPPVKPYDRPLTTLRTSGNNSWILKLVDPAQRLISSGSRMLFSSVIRNFPHHLTSRVSSQESSQSRKDDKKANVNDPFEVKVVTNEGDNRSRSSDQCLMMELEKTLKQKTFTRSEIDHLTTLLHSRNVDLPVVNEEKRLKFISSIPESNRKEFVKIPNSEVRMGRPLISTPILSSSVLDEDISSPAEIARAYMGSKQPKVCPSMQSLRAQGLGENSAGPTSILFSSKSNDMLLAPSSTSQGLKRRSSFFDKHIGPVVPLRRTRQKPNIHLSKGLSLPVSARPISVPEDGLNFDASQSSKFGRFQNFPSSIWNSQLPLKPKKTFGRKFTMNVENHNIPVAVGGHLRNVKDVDLPRNEEFVHDDKQSNSLHGISYQENRENTFQNGEKLEKLKSSDPHPSCALLKDTGSIGSCKDCMNDLGVPASAVVKSTIRPLKDKRAFPMSPDKDSVDQDESSADKVAPATAEAREGDISLAVRQTTANEALAPAKPQTTSQVIMGSSLNRSSDLKTSDDSFDDDIDARLTFQNASLCTLQPETIDSFGNKDLPENKQIDSSVFSFVNNASPLKQPNASSTAFDVGNKDDSLTESCAASANGDEPSYPYTQCNLASSNHKLDCSWRTCNDAFSSSASISAGPAFSFSSTPSYQSLNSGLSISCPSLFSSYSPSTGFMSQSSSRNIFLSATCASNNANITATLPSSFVPSTSGIGSYEDKIKQDASLHNVNDTYFSCITTPANSHYSMFSFNSAAIPSFVTNLLRAPTVSCATELSAEEVSAVKEFTANSEKTSVILGSPMSHVSSGMAGCSSPASELFNSGSRPSEFPITGFTSAPETSTIGKSNLSTSGTRLGFESFTGASFSSLNSTTSAAALAGSSSEPVMSNSHPKVAFRVSLGNNDCEEQGISKDNVPLFSQKPIPPPSSGFSFGPGSAGTSELNPFQVGKQQTLAEPQNSYPYIASSSSLEAKAEGSFSLNAGSSDKSKRRFVKVKRKK; from the exons ATGGCTACTGCGAGGGAACAGAAAAGCCCAGTAGAAAAAGAAGGGTTGGAAACGGTTGGGAAGTTTAGAGATGAAAGATTCGTTAGGAAACCGCCGGTGAAACCTTATGATCGGCCGCTGACTACCTTAAGAACATCTGGAAACAATTCATGGATCTTGAAGCTCGTTGATCCGGCTCAAAGGCTCATTTCCTCTGGTTCTCGGATGCTTTTTTCCTCCGTGATCCGAAATTTCCCTCACCATTTAACGTCTCGTGTTTCGTCTCAAG AATCAAGCCAGTCGAGAAAGGATGACAAGAAGGCCAATGTAAAT GACCCTTTTGAGGTCAAAGTAGTAACCAATGAAGGTGACAATCGGAGTAGATCATCTGATCAATGTTTAATGATGGAGCTTGAGAAAACTTTGAAGCAAAAGACCTTCACCAG GTCTGAGATTGATCATTTGACAACCTTATTGCATTCAAGAAATGTTGACTTACCTGTTGTGAATGAGGAGAAAAGGCTCAAGTTTATCTCTTCCATTCCAGAATCTAACAGGAAGGAGTTTGTAAAAATACCAAATTCAGAAGTTAGGATGGGCAGGCCATTAATTTCAACTCCCATCTTGAGTTCAAGT GTCCTTGATGAAGATATTTCTTCACCTGCAGAGATAGCAAGGGCATACATGGGCAGTAAGCAGCCAAAAGTTTGTCCTTCAATGCAATCTTTGCGAGCTCAAGGACTTGGGGAAAATTCAGCTGGTCCAACTAGTATATTATTCTCTTCAAAATCAAATGATATGTTGCTTGCGCCATCATCTACTAGTCAG GGTTTGAAACGTAGGAGCTCATTTTTTGATAAACACATTGGACCTGTTGTTCCTCTGCGCAGAACTCGACAAAAACCTAACATTCATCTTTCAAAGGGATTAAGCCTACCCGTTTCTGCTAGACCTATTTCTGTCCCTGAAGATGGTCTTAATTTTGATGCTTCTCAGAGCTCCAAATTTGGGAGATTTCAGAATTTTCCATCTTCTATTTGGAACTCACAACTGCCCCTTAAACCCAAGAAAACTTTTGGAAGAAAGTTTACTATGAACGTGGAGAATCATAACATTCCTGTTGCAG TAGGTGGGCATCTCAGAAATGTGAAGGATGTGGACTTACCTAGAAATGAAGAATTTGTTCACGACGACAAGCAGTCAAATAGTTTGCATGGGATCTCATATCAAGAGAACCGAGAGAATACTTTCCAAAATGGAGAGAAGCTGGAAAAACTGAAATCTTCGGATCCTCATCCTAGTTGTGCTCTACTGAAGGACACTGGCTCAATAGGTTCTTGTAAGGATTGCATGAATGACCTAGGAGTGCCTGCATCTGCTGTGGTGAAATCTACCATTCGGCCTCTAAAAGACAAACGGGCATTTCCAATGTCGCCTGACAAG GATAGTGTTGACCAAGATGAAAGTTCTGCTGATAAAGTTGCACCTGCTACTGCTGAGGCTAGAGAAGGTGACATTTCTTTGGCTGTGAGACAAACAACTGCCAATGAAGCCCTTGCTCCAGCAAAGCCGCAAACTACATCTCAAGTGATAATGGGTTCTTCTCTCAACAGAAGTTCTGATTTGAAAACTTCTGACGACAGCTTTGATGATGATATCGATGCCAGACTTACTTTTCAAAATGCTTCACTTTGCACCTTACAACCAGAAACTATCGATTCTTTTGGAAACAAGGATCTTCCAGAAAATAAGCAAATCGATTCTTCAGTTTTTAGCTTTGTAAATAATGCCTCTCCACTAAAACAGCCAAACGCTAGTTCTACGGCATTTGATGTTGGGAATAAGGATGATTCTCTTACAGAATCATGTGCTGCTTCTGCAAATGGCGACGAACCTTCATACCCATACACGCAGTGTAACCTAGCTTCTTCAAACCATAAGCTAGATTGCTCTTGGAG GACTTGCAATGATGCGTTCTCATCCTCTGCTTCCATATCAGCTGGACCTGCATTCTCATTTAGCTCGACTCCTAGCTATCAAAGCCTAAATAGTGGCCTTTCTATTTCATGCCCATCTCTATTCTCTTCCTACAGTCCATCAACTGGATTTATGAGTCAAAGTTCATCCAGAAATATCTTCCTCTCTGCCACATGTGCCAGCAACAATGCTAATATAACCGCAACTCTGCCATCTTCATTTGTTCCATCAACTTCGGGCATAGGAAGTTACGAAGACAAGATCAAGCAGGATGCGAGCCTGCACAATGTAAATGACACTTATTTCAGTTGCATAACTACACCTGCAAATTCTCACTATAGTATGTTCAGCTTCAATTCTGCAGCAATACCTTCGTTTGTGACTAATCTGTTGAGAGCACCTACTGTTAGCTGTGCAACCGAGCTTAGTGCTGAGGAAGTTTCTGCTGTAAAGGAATTTACCGCTAATTCAGAAAAAACATCCGTGATTTTAGGATCACCGATGTCGCATGTATCATCAGGGATGGCTGGGTGCTCATCTCCTGCTTCTGAACTGTTTAATTCAGGAAGTAGACCATCGGAATTTCCCATCACTGGGTTCACTAGCGCCCCGGAAACTTCAACCATCGGTAAGTCCAATTTATCTACTTCTGGGACACGTCTTGGATTCGAGTCATTTACAGGGGCATCTTTTAGTTCCTTAAATTCGACAACCTCAGCAGCAGCATTAGCAGGTTCCTCATCGGAGCCTGTTATGAGTAATTCTCATCCCAAAGTTGCTTTCAGAGTTTCTTTAGGCAACAATGACTGTGAAGAGCAGGGTATCTCCAAGGACAATGTTCCACTTTTCAGTCAAAAGCCAATCCCACCTCCTTCATCAGGATTCTCTTTTGGTCCAGGCAGTGCAGGCACATCTGAATTAAACCCCTTTCAAGTTGGAAAGCAGCAGACTTTGGCTGAACCCCAAAAttcttatccatatattgcttCTTCTAGCAGCCTAGAAGCTAAGGCGGAAGGAAGCTTCTCCTTGAATGCTGGTAGCAGCGACAAGTCTAAGAGGAGATTTGTGAAGGTCAAACGAAAGAAATAA
- the LOC120082195 gene encoding nuclear pore complex protein NUP1-like isoform X1, whose product MATAREQKSPVEKEGLETVGKFRDERFVRKPPVKPYDRPLTTLRTSGNNSWILKLVDPAQRLISSGSRMLFSSVIRNFPHHLTSRVSSQESSQSRKDDKKANVNDPFEVKVVTNEGDNRSRSSDQCLMMELEKTLKQKTFTRSEIDHLTTLLHSRNVDLPVVNEEKRLKFISSIPESNRKEFVKIPNSEVRMGRPLISTPILSSSVLDEDISSPAEIARAYMGSKQPKVCPSMQSLRAQGLGENSAGPTSILFSSKSNDMLLAPSSTSQGLKRRSSFFDKHIGPVVPLRRTRQKPNIHLSKGLSLPVSARPISVPEDGLNFDASQSSKFGRFQNFPSSIWNSQLPLKPKKTFGRKFTMNVENHNIPVAGTGSIYTPSRSSKIASKILEQLDKLTPPKEKISTFNRLPVGEKSHAKLSPLTVGGHLRNVKDVDLPRNEEFVHDDKQSNSLHGISYQENRENTFQNGEKLEKLKSSDPHPSCALLKDTGSIGSCKDCMNDLGVPASAVVKSTIRPLKDKRAFPMSPDKDSVDQDESSADKVAPATAEAREGDISLAVRQTTANEALAPAKPQTTSQVIMGSSLNRSSDLKTSDDSFDDDIDARLTFQNASLCTLQPETIDSFGNKDLPENKQIDSSVFSFVNNASPLKQPNASSTAFDVGNKDDSLTESCAASANGDEPSYPYTQCNLASSNHKLDCSWRTCNDAFSSSASISAGPAFSFSSTPSYQSLNSGLSISCPSLFSSYSPSTGFMSQSSSRNIFLSATCASNNANITATLPSSFVPSTSGIGSYEDKIKQDASLHNVNDTYFSCITTPANSHYSMFSFNSAAIPSFVTNLLRAPTVSCATELSAEEVSAVKEFTANSEKTSVILGSPMSHVSSGMAGCSSPASELFNSGSRPSEFPITGFTSAPETSTIGKSNLSTSGTRLGFESFTGASFSSLNSTTSAAALAGSSSEPVMSNSHPKVAFRVSLGNNDCEEQGISKDNVPLFSQKPIPPPSSGFSFGPGSAGTSELNPFQVGKQQTLAEPQNSYPYIASSSSLEAKAEGSFSLNAGSSDKSKRRFVKVKRKK is encoded by the exons ATGGCTACTGCGAGGGAACAGAAAAGCCCAGTAGAAAAAGAAGGGTTGGAAACGGTTGGGAAGTTTAGAGATGAAAGATTCGTTAGGAAACCGCCGGTGAAACCTTATGATCGGCCGCTGACTACCTTAAGAACATCTGGAAACAATTCATGGATCTTGAAGCTCGTTGATCCGGCTCAAAGGCTCATTTCCTCTGGTTCTCGGATGCTTTTTTCCTCCGTGATCCGAAATTTCCCTCACCATTTAACGTCTCGTGTTTCGTCTCAAG AATCAAGCCAGTCGAGAAAGGATGACAAGAAGGCCAATGTAAAT GACCCTTTTGAGGTCAAAGTAGTAACCAATGAAGGTGACAATCGGAGTAGATCATCTGATCAATGTTTAATGATGGAGCTTGAGAAAACTTTGAAGCAAAAGACCTTCACCAG GTCTGAGATTGATCATTTGACAACCTTATTGCATTCAAGAAATGTTGACTTACCTGTTGTGAATGAGGAGAAAAGGCTCAAGTTTATCTCTTCCATTCCAGAATCTAACAGGAAGGAGTTTGTAAAAATACCAAATTCAGAAGTTAGGATGGGCAGGCCATTAATTTCAACTCCCATCTTGAGTTCAAGT GTCCTTGATGAAGATATTTCTTCACCTGCAGAGATAGCAAGGGCATACATGGGCAGTAAGCAGCCAAAAGTTTGTCCTTCAATGCAATCTTTGCGAGCTCAAGGACTTGGGGAAAATTCAGCTGGTCCAACTAGTATATTATTCTCTTCAAAATCAAATGATATGTTGCTTGCGCCATCATCTACTAGTCAG GGTTTGAAACGTAGGAGCTCATTTTTTGATAAACACATTGGACCTGTTGTTCCTCTGCGCAGAACTCGACAAAAACCTAACATTCATCTTTCAAAGGGATTAAGCCTACCCGTTTCTGCTAGACCTATTTCTGTCCCTGAAGATGGTCTTAATTTTGATGCTTCTCAGAGCTCCAAATTTGGGAGATTTCAGAATTTTCCATCTTCTATTTGGAACTCACAACTGCCCCTTAAACCCAAGAAAACTTTTGGAAGAAAGTTTACTATGAACGTGGAGAATCATAACATTCCTGTTGCAGGTACTGGCTCTATTTATACTCCTTCAAGGTCTTCTAAGATAGCTTCTAAAATATTGGAGCAGCTCGATAAGTTGACCCCTCCAAAGGAGAAAATATCTACATTTAATCGACTTCCTGTTGGGGAAAAATCTCACGCTAAGCTGTCACCACTCACAGTAGGTGGGCATCTCAGAAATGTGAAGGATGTGGACTTACCTAGAAATGAAGAATTTGTTCACGACGACAAGCAGTCAAATAGTTTGCATGGGATCTCATATCAAGAGAACCGAGAGAATACTTTCCAAAATGGAGAGAAGCTGGAAAAACTGAAATCTTCGGATCCTCATCCTAGTTGTGCTCTACTGAAGGACACTGGCTCAATAGGTTCTTGTAAGGATTGCATGAATGACCTAGGAGTGCCTGCATCTGCTGTGGTGAAATCTACCATTCGGCCTCTAAAAGACAAACGGGCATTTCCAATGTCGCCTGACAAG GATAGTGTTGACCAAGATGAAAGTTCTGCTGATAAAGTTGCACCTGCTACTGCTGAGGCTAGAGAAGGTGACATTTCTTTGGCTGTGAGACAAACAACTGCCAATGAAGCCCTTGCTCCAGCAAAGCCGCAAACTACATCTCAAGTGATAATGGGTTCTTCTCTCAACAGAAGTTCTGATTTGAAAACTTCTGACGACAGCTTTGATGATGATATCGATGCCAGACTTACTTTTCAAAATGCTTCACTTTGCACCTTACAACCAGAAACTATCGATTCTTTTGGAAACAAGGATCTTCCAGAAAATAAGCAAATCGATTCTTCAGTTTTTAGCTTTGTAAATAATGCCTCTCCACTAAAACAGCCAAACGCTAGTTCTACGGCATTTGATGTTGGGAATAAGGATGATTCTCTTACAGAATCATGTGCTGCTTCTGCAAATGGCGACGAACCTTCATACCCATACACGCAGTGTAACCTAGCTTCTTCAAACCATAAGCTAGATTGCTCTTGGAG GACTTGCAATGATGCGTTCTCATCCTCTGCTTCCATATCAGCTGGACCTGCATTCTCATTTAGCTCGACTCCTAGCTATCAAAGCCTAAATAGTGGCCTTTCTATTTCATGCCCATCTCTATTCTCTTCCTACAGTCCATCAACTGGATTTATGAGTCAAAGTTCATCCAGAAATATCTTCCTCTCTGCCACATGTGCCAGCAACAATGCTAATATAACCGCAACTCTGCCATCTTCATTTGTTCCATCAACTTCGGGCATAGGAAGTTACGAAGACAAGATCAAGCAGGATGCGAGCCTGCACAATGTAAATGACACTTATTTCAGTTGCATAACTACACCTGCAAATTCTCACTATAGTATGTTCAGCTTCAATTCTGCAGCAATACCTTCGTTTGTGACTAATCTGTTGAGAGCACCTACTGTTAGCTGTGCAACCGAGCTTAGTGCTGAGGAAGTTTCTGCTGTAAAGGAATTTACCGCTAATTCAGAAAAAACATCCGTGATTTTAGGATCACCGATGTCGCATGTATCATCAGGGATGGCTGGGTGCTCATCTCCTGCTTCTGAACTGTTTAATTCAGGAAGTAGACCATCGGAATTTCCCATCACTGGGTTCACTAGCGCCCCGGAAACTTCAACCATCGGTAAGTCCAATTTATCTACTTCTGGGACACGTCTTGGATTCGAGTCATTTACAGGGGCATCTTTTAGTTCCTTAAATTCGACAACCTCAGCAGCAGCATTAGCAGGTTCCTCATCGGAGCCTGTTATGAGTAATTCTCATCCCAAAGTTGCTTTCAGAGTTTCTTTAGGCAACAATGACTGTGAAGAGCAGGGTATCTCCAAGGACAATGTTCCACTTTTCAGTCAAAAGCCAATCCCACCTCCTTCATCAGGATTCTCTTTTGGTCCAGGCAGTGCAGGCACATCTGAATTAAACCCCTTTCAAGTTGGAAAGCAGCAGACTTTGGCTGAACCCCAAAAttcttatccatatattgcttCTTCTAGCAGCCTAGAAGCTAAGGCGGAAGGAAGCTTCTCCTTGAATGCTGGTAGCAGCGACAAGTCTAAGAGGAGATTTGTGAAGGTCAAACGAAAGAAATAA